A genome region from Tolypothrix sp. PCC 7712 includes the following:
- a CDS encoding serine/threonine-protein kinase, translating into MIHHMIGKVLQRRYQIVQSLGAGVFGQTYIAVDIDYPENPKCVVKQLKVSNCQPSYLDDLRLRFLTETETLKRLECHDQIPQLIACFEENERFYLVQEFIEGHSLTEELPINKKCGEIWSEVQVVEFLEDVLGILDFVHSQGVIHCDIKPENLIRRAADGKLVLIDFGSIQPVDFGEDTELPIQNVPVTSLGYIPPEQFIGQTQPNSDIYSLGIIAIQALTGMAPLQFQLDPYTNEIIWHTPQTQVNDYLAAILSQMIRYDYEDRFQSAGEVLQIIQEMRWENELPQLEALYSLSLPPEEPSNSNIVATPVTPQKSAPLLTGMRVGLAANSVLLGLGVYSLFTTSPAYSDKETLYKATEEYQSGDLDEAIALVKSIPTQSKIYPEAQATVEEWQQQWQVAAEQYQFAETAFQAGRWSDVLAIAPKVPDILYWQSKTDKLVQQAQVNIEAQSQDLLAKAYASANNKDFATAISYLRQIPQESAAGAIVQKKLAEYDKKQQIRATYFLQKAYNKASAGQFDDAVKFLHKVPKNTTVYAQAQMKLNEYAQKQRLRGPSSKVAVSKVNSASRKTQADPHYYSASKIDNLY; encoded by the coding sequence ATGATCCACCACATGATCGGTAAAGTACTACAAAGGCGTTACCAAATCGTTCAAAGCCTAGGTGCAGGAGTCTTTGGACAAACCTATATTGCCGTAGACATAGATTACCCCGAGAACCCTAAGTGCGTTGTTAAACAGCTCAAGGTGAGCAATTGTCAACCTAGTTACCTGGATGACTTAAGGTTACGTTTTCTCACGGAAACCGAAACTCTCAAGCGTTTGGAATGTCACGACCAAATTCCTCAACTCATTGCTTGCTTTGAGGAAAACGAACGTTTCTATTTAGTGCAAGAGTTTATTGAAGGACATTCATTAACTGAAGAACTACCCATCAATAAAAAATGTGGTGAGATTTGGAGTGAAGTCCAAGTTGTTGAGTTTTTAGAAGATGTTTTAGGAATTCTGGATTTTGTTCACTCTCAGGGAGTGATCCATTGCGATATCAAACCAGAAAATTTAATTAGACGTGCTGCGGATGGCAAATTAGTACTGATTGATTTTGGTTCCATCCAGCCAGTTGATTTTGGCGAGGATACAGAATTACCTATTCAGAATGTTCCGGTTACTTCGTTGGGTTATATCCCACCAGAGCAATTTATTGGTCAAACACAGCCTAATAGCGATATTTATTCTTTAGGTATAATTGCCATCCAAGCTTTAACCGGAATGGCACCATTACAATTTCAATTAGATCCCTATACAAATGAAATTATTTGGCATACTCCTCAAACACAAGTTAACGATTATTTAGCTGCTATTCTCAGCCAAATGATTCGCTACGATTACGAAGACCGCTTCCAATCTGCGGGTGAGGTATTGCAAATAATCCAAGAAATGCGGTGGGAAAATGAGTTACCCCAATTAGAAGCACTATATAGCCTGTCTTTACCACCTGAAGAACCTAGCAATAGCAATATCGTCGCCACTCCTGTAACACCACAGAAGTCTGCGCCATTACTCACAGGAATGAGAGTTGGTTTGGCGGCTAATTCTGTATTGCTGGGATTGGGTGTATATTCCTTATTTACAACTTCTCCAGCCTACTCTGATAAAGAAACTTTATATAAAGCGACAGAAGAATATCAATCGGGAGATTTAGATGAAGCGATCGCACTCGTCAAATCAATTCCCACCCAAAGTAAAATTTATCCAGAAGCTCAAGCCACAGTTGAAGAATGGCAACAGCAATGGCAAGTAGCTGCTGAACAATACCAATTTGCAGAAACCGCCTTCCAAGCTGGTAGATGGTCAGATGTTTTAGCGATCGCGCCTAAAGTTCCTGATATTTTATATTGGCAATCTAAAACAGATAAACTAGTGCAGCAGGCACAAGTCAACATAGAAGCACAATCGCAAGATTTATTAGCTAAAGCTTACGCAAGCGCAAATAATAAAGATTTTGCTACTGCTATCAGCTATTTGCGTCAAATCCCTCAAGAAAGTGCTGCTGGTGCGATCGTGCAGAAAAAATTGGCTGAGTACGATAAAAAGCAGCAAATTCGAGCTACTTACTTTTTACAAAAAGCTTACAACAAAGCCTCTGCTGGTCAATTTGATGATGCGGTCAAATTCCTGCACAAGGTTCCAAAAAATACTACTGTTTACGCACAAGCACAAATGAAACTCAATGAGTATGCACAAAAACAACGTCTGCGCGGCCCAAGTAGTAAAGTAGCTGTATCAAAAGTAAATTCAGCCTCAAGAAAGACACAAGCTGATCCCCATTACTACTCAGCTAGTAAGATTGACAATTTATATTAG
- a CDS encoding isopenicillin N synthase family dioxygenase codes for MNSLQVVDEGFSQVPLIDISALVCGKGDRLQVASEIGQACRECGFFYIVGHGVDEGLQQRLEQLSRQFFAQDLATKMAIRMALGGKAWRGYFPVGGELTSGKPDIKEGIYFGAELGNNHPLVQANTPMHGANLFPENIPLFRETVLEYMEAMTQLGHILMAGIALSLGLEAAYFAERYTSDLLTLFRIFNYPPDLSPADGENRWGVGEHTDYGVLTILKQDDSGGLQVKSRSRWVAAPPIPGSFVCNIGDMLDRMTRGLYRSTPHRVQNLSGRDRLSFPFFFDPNFDVEVKPIPLDGVIAKDDRAERWDQSSVHDFQGTYGDYVLSKVSKVFPELRRTVLEITQ; via the coding sequence ATGAATAGCTTACAAGTTGTGGATGAAGGATTTTCACAAGTGCCGCTAATTGATATTAGCGCCTTGGTTTGTGGAAAAGGCGATCGCCTACAAGTAGCATCGGAAATTGGGCAAGCTTGTCGTGAGTGCGGATTTTTTTATATTGTGGGACATGGTGTAGATGAAGGCTTGCAGCAACGGCTAGAACAACTCAGCCGCCAGTTTTTTGCCCAGGATTTAGCAACTAAAATGGCAATCCGTATGGCTTTGGGTGGTAAAGCTTGGCGGGGGTATTTCCCAGTTGGGGGCGAACTCACATCGGGTAAGCCTGATATCAAAGAAGGTATTTATTTTGGTGCAGAACTAGGAAACAATCACCCACTCGTACAAGCAAATACCCCTATGCATGGTGCTAATCTCTTCCCCGAGAATATCCCTTTATTCCGCGAAACCGTGCTGGAATATATGGAGGCGATGACTCAACTAGGGCACATTTTAATGGCTGGTATTGCTCTGAGCTTAGGGCTAGAAGCAGCTTATTTTGCTGAACGTTATACATCAGATCTCCTCACCTTATTTCGGATTTTTAACTATCCCCCAGATTTGTCACCTGCTGATGGTGAAAATCGCTGGGGTGTGGGTGAACATACAGACTACGGCGTTTTAACTATCCTCAAACAGGATGATTCCGGCGGATTGCAAGTTAAATCGCGATCGCGCTGGGTAGCTGCGCCGCCAATTCCCGGTTCCTTTGTCTGCAATATTGGCGATATGCTTGATCGCATGACTAGAGGTTTGTATCGTTCAACGCCTCATCGGGTGCAGAATTTATCAGGACGCGATCGCCTTTCGTTCCCTTTCTTTTTCGATCCCAACTTTGATGTCGAGGTAAAGCCAATTCCCCTAGATGGGGTAATAGCCAAAGATGATCGCGCAGAACGTTGGGATCAGTCTAGCGTTCACGACTTTCAAGGAACCTATGGGGATTATGTGCTGAGTAAAGTATCTAAAGTTTTCCCAGAGTTGCGGCGGACGGTTTTAGAGATTACCCAGTAA
- a CDS encoding 3'-5' exonuclease has translation MPYLTYARDIYAIIAKYTNAKTLWIDTEVADYKSRQPKLSLIQVLDDPSDMSGDRVYLLDVLGKPEIVGEFIDSIMLNPSIEKVFHNASYDLKFLGNKQAKNVTCTLEIAKKIPYYLLPVPNYQLQTLATVLCAFNNIDKEEQISDWGQRPLTDSQIDYAYLDCIYLAQVHLKLLELQSQTNPDPATEDLALLGARYTEIEQQHHILNSELEHLQERIKKAMQIQNVSETSYCKLTKYERKTVKVAFTELMRLVETAGIDLDFPIPLTQKLQKDLGTNLEQLSVEVDETTSWRLTPKSPESAAESD, from the coding sequence ATGCCCTATCTTACTTACGCCAGGGACATTTACGCCATTATTGCTAAATATACCAACGCTAAAACTCTCTGGATTGATACAGAAGTCGCTGATTATAAAAGTCGTCAACCGAAACTCTCGCTTATTCAGGTATTAGATGATCCTTCAGATATGAGTGGCGATCGCGTTTATCTTTTGGATGTTCTAGGAAAACCTGAAATCGTGGGGGAATTTATTGACAGCATTATGCTCAATCCTAGTATTGAAAAGGTATTTCATAATGCTAGTTACGATTTGAAATTTCTGGGTAATAAGCAAGCTAAAAATGTTACTTGTACCTTAGAAATCGCTAAAAAAATCCCTTACTATCTTTTGCCAGTACCTAACTATCAACTACAAACTTTAGCTACGGTACTTTGCGCTTTTAATAATATTGATAAAGAAGAGCAAATTAGTGATTGGGGACAGCGTCCTCTCACTGATTCACAAATTGATTATGCGTATTTAGATTGTATATATCTTGCTCAGGTACATTTAAAATTATTAGAGTTGCAATCCCAAACGAATCCCGATCCGGCTACAGAAGATTTAGCATTACTTGGTGCCAGATATACGGAAATTGAACAGCAGCATCATATATTAAACTCTGAGTTAGAGCATCTGCAAGAACGCATTAAAAAAGCTATGCAGATACAAAATGTCTCGGAAACATCATATTGCAAGCTGACTAAATATGAGCGCAAAACAGTAAAAGTTGCATTTACTGAACTCATGAGGCTAGTAGAAACCGCAGGTATTGATTTAGATTTTCCCATCCCCCTGACTCAGAAATTGCAAAAAGATTTAGGTACAAACCTAGAACAACTCTCTGTAGAGGTGGATGAAACTACCTCTTGGCGTTTAACACCGAAAAGTCCAGAAAGCGCGGCTGAGAGCGATTAA
- a CDS encoding tetratricopeptide repeat protein codes for MKLQLFDREWTRLGRAFTIALLTILSTITNLSCSKNSNVLVTEIGVTPPSRRPAKTSKAVEFYLQGQSQHAKGNSEAAIASYDQAISLNPQYGVAFKARGLAKFDAGKKQEAIADYNEALKINPNDAEAYNSRANAKASIGDNKGAIADYNEAIRLAPSYAEAYNNRGNARATTGDRNGALEDFDRAIRINTRYAIAYNNRGNLRAAKGDQQGAISDYNQAIRINPNFGPAYNNRGNARAAQGDKPGALKDLQQAADIFQSEGNKDLYQQVMNNIKELGQ; via the coding sequence ATGAAACTGCAATTATTTGATCGAGAGTGGACAAGGTTAGGCAGAGCATTTACCATAGCTTTGTTAACAATATTGAGTACAATTACTAACCTTTCCTGTAGTAAAAATAGTAATGTATTAGTAACAGAAATTGGCGTAACTCCCCCCAGCCGTCGCCCAGCCAAAACATCAAAGGCAGTGGAATTTTATCTTCAAGGGCAAAGTCAACACGCTAAAGGTAACTCAGAAGCAGCGATCGCATCCTATGATCAAGCAATTAGCCTGAATCCCCAATATGGTGTAGCGTTCAAAGCGCGGGGATTGGCTAAATTTGACGCGGGAAAGAAACAAGAAGCGATCGCAGATTATAACGAGGCGCTGAAGATTAATCCTAATGATGCCGAAGCCTACAATAGCCGCGCTAATGCCAAAGCCTCAATCGGAGATAATAAAGGCGCGATCGCAGATTATAACGAAGCAATTCGTCTCGCTCCTAGTTATGCGGAAGCTTATAATAATCGTGGCAATGCTCGTGCTACCACAGGCGATCGCAACGGCGCGCTAGAAGATTTTGATCGAGCTATTCGCATCAATACCAGATATGCGATCGCCTACAATAATCGTGGCAATCTCCGCGCTGCTAAGGGAGACCAACAGGGCGCAATCTCTGACTACAATCAAGCTATCCGCATCAATCCTAACTTTGGCCCCGCCTACAATAACCGTGGAAACGCCCGCGCCGCCCAAGGCGATAAACCAGGCGCACTCAAAGACTTACAACAAGCCGCAGATATTTTTCAAAGTGAGGGTAACAAGGATTTGTACCAACAGGTGATGAATAATATTAAGGAATTGGGACAGTAA
- the fusA gene encoding elongation factor G: MIPRERIRNIGISAHIDSGKTTLSERILFYTGRIHAIEEVRGGGKGATMDFMPEEKLHGITITSAATTCQWHDTQINLIDTPGHVDFTIEVERALRVLDGAVMVLCAVAGVQSQSITVDRQMKRYRVPRIAFINKMDRIGANPFRVVQAMRDRLQLNPLLLQYPIGSEDKFLGVIDLIEMQASYFEGENGENWIKTTIPDALLAEAQQAREKLLDALSLFSEPMTEMLLEGKEVPQELIWQTIRQATLSLQLTPVLLGSAFKNKGVQNLLDAIALYLPSPIDREVVKTVESVNLYPNPDDPLVALAFKLTVESFGQLTYTRIYSGTLKQGDTVYNSRTGQRVPIGRLVRMHANKREEVKFAEAGDIIALLGVDCASGDTFCGQEPLISLEKMFVPDPVITLAVTPKKQEDSDRLSKALNRFQKEDPTFKLSIDPESGATLISGMGELHLEIYLERIQREYNTEVYVGTPAVAYRETIGQKTRFDYRLKKQTGGSGQYAHVTGWIEPTDEPFVFESKVVGGVIPKEFIPACEKGFREAMQSGRLEGYPVTGIKVVLEGGSFHPIDSSELAFRSASHQALDEAIAKAKPYILEPIMLVEVETPNEYLGRVQGDLSSRRGLLLGSETMQAYSIIRAEVPLVRMFGYSTDLRSQTAGMATFTMEFACYRQAST, encoded by the coding sequence ATGATTCCCCGAGAACGCATCCGCAATATTGGTATTTCTGCTCATATTGACTCTGGTAAAACTACATTATCAGAGAGAATTCTCTTCTATACAGGCAGAATCCACGCCATTGAGGAGGTGCGGGGAGGCGGCAAGGGTGCGACGATGGATTTTATGCCAGAGGAAAAATTGCATGGCATTACAATTACCTCTGCCGCTACCACCTGTCAATGGCACGATACGCAAATCAACTTAATTGATACACCGGGACACGTGGATTTTACGATAGAAGTTGAGCGTGCTTTGCGGGTATTGGATGGGGCGGTAATGGTGCTGTGTGCTGTAGCAGGCGTACAGTCCCAGTCGATTACCGTCGATCGCCAGATGAAGCGATATCGTGTGCCGCGTATAGCATTTATCAACAAAATGGATCGCATTGGTGCTAATCCGTTTCGGGTAGTGCAAGCAATGCGCGATCGCTTACAGTTAAATCCTTTGTTACTTCAGTATCCTATCGGTAGTGAAGACAAATTTCTCGGGGTTATTGACCTCATAGAAATGCAAGCTTCTTACTTTGAAGGCGAAAACGGCGAAAATTGGATAAAAACGACAATTCCTGATGCACTGCTGGCAGAAGCGCAACAAGCAAGGGAAAAATTACTGGATGCTTTGTCACTATTCTCCGAACCCATGACGGAGATGCTATTAGAAGGTAAAGAAGTTCCCCAAGAACTTATTTGGCAAACCATTCGCCAAGCCACCTTGAGTTTGCAACTCACACCTGTACTTCTGGGTTCAGCATTCAAAAACAAAGGTGTGCAGAACTTGTTAGATGCGATCGCCCTTTATCTCCCATCTCCCATAGATAGGGAAGTCGTCAAAACGGTAGAGTCTGTCAACCTTTACCCCAATCCTGACGATCCCTTAGTCGCCTTGGCATTTAAACTGACTGTGGAGTCCTTTGGACAGTTAACCTATACCCGAATTTATTCGGGAACTCTCAAACAAGGCGATACTGTATACAACTCCCGCACCGGACAACGAGTGCCAATTGGCCGCTTGGTGAGAATGCACGCTAACAAGCGCGAAGAGGTGAAATTTGCGGAAGCTGGCGATATTATCGCTCTATTGGGCGTAGATTGTGCCTCTGGTGATACCTTCTGTGGTCAAGAGCCACTGATATCTTTAGAGAAAATGTTTGTCCCAGACCCAGTAATTACACTGGCTGTTACACCCAAAAAACAAGAAGATAGCGATCGCCTTTCTAAAGCCCTCAACCGCTTCCAAAAAGAAGATCCCACCTTCAAACTCAGCATTGACCCAGAATCAGGGGCAACTTTGATTTCTGGTATGGGCGAACTGCACCTAGAAATCTACCTAGAGCGCATTCAACGGGAATATAACACTGAGGTATACGTTGGTACACCCGCAGTCGCATATCGCGAAACCATTGGGCAAAAGACGCGCTTCGATTACCGACTGAAAAAACAAACTGGGGGTTCTGGACAATACGCCCATGTCACAGGCTGGATTGAACCGACAGATGAACCGTTTGTATTTGAAAGCAAGGTAGTTGGCGGAGTAATTCCCAAAGAATTTATTCCCGCTTGCGAGAAAGGCTTCCGTGAAGCCATGCAATCAGGCCGTTTGGAAGGTTATCCCGTCACAGGGATAAAAGTTGTGCTAGAGGGCGGTTCATTTCACCCCATTGACTCCTCCGAATTGGCATTCCGATCAGCATCCCATCAAGCTTTGGATGAAGCGATCGCCAAAGCCAAACCCTACATCCTCGAACCAATTATGTTGGTAGAGGTGGAAACACCCAACGAGTATTTAGGTAGAGTCCAGGGGGATCTCTCCTCCCGTCGAGGCTTGCTATTAGGTTCCGAAACCATGCAAGCATACTCTATCATTCGGGCAGAAGTACCCCTAGTACGAATGTTTGGTTATTCTACAGACTTGCGATCGCAAACTGCGGGAATGGCAACTTTCACGATGGAATTTGCTTGTTATCGGCAAGCAAGTACGTAA
- a CDS encoding carbohydrate ABC transporter permease, whose amino-acid sequence MNQLSSKDWVLIKQRLTPYLFLLPALLILGLTVFWPALQAFYLSFTSYEDISQPPQWIGIANFLKLWKDAVFWQTLTNTFLYLVGVVPILVIAPLGLAILVNQKLRGMNWFRAAYYTPVVISMIVAGIAWKWLYAENGLLNQFFKALGMFPEGIPWLTSPNKIFGILPISLASVMAVTIWKGLGYYMVIYLAGLQSIPGDVYEAAAIDGSDGIRKHLDITIPLMKPYLALVAVISAISATKVFEEVYIMTQGGPLNSSKTIVYYLYEQAFTNLEISYACTIGLVLFLIILGLSILRLIISRESTDNIKL is encoded by the coding sequence ATGAATCAATTGTCATCTAAAGATTGGGTGTTAATCAAACAGAGGCTAACCCCTTATTTATTTTTGCTACCCGCCTTACTAATTTTAGGGTTAACCGTTTTTTGGCCTGCATTGCAAGCATTTTATTTGAGTTTTACTAGCTATGAAGATATTTCCCAACCGCCGCAATGGATAGGTATTGCTAACTTCCTCAAGCTGTGGAAAGATGCTGTTTTTTGGCAAACTTTAACCAATACTTTTCTTTATCTTGTCGGTGTAGTGCCAATTCTTGTAATTGCGCCTTTGGGGTTAGCTATTTTAGTTAATCAAAAACTTAGGGGAATGAATTGGTTTCGAGCTGCATACTATACACCAGTAGTCATTTCTATGATTGTTGCTGGTATAGCATGGAAATGGCTTTATGCAGAAAATGGCTTACTGAATCAATTTTTCAAAGCCTTGGGAATGTTTCCCGAAGGAATTCCTTGGTTAACTAGCCCTAATAAAATTTTTGGCATTCTGCCAATTTCTTTGGCAAGTGTAATGGCTGTGACTATTTGGAAAGGCTTAGGCTATTACATGGTAATTTACTTAGCTGGACTGCAATCCATTCCTGGCGATGTCTACGAAGCCGCAGCTATTGATGGTTCCGATGGTATTCGCAAACATCTGGATATTACAATCCCTTTAATGAAACCATATTTAGCTTTGGTAGCGGTGATTTCTGCCATATCAGCCACCAAAGTATTTGAAGAAGTATATATCATGACCCAGGGAGGGCCACTTAATAGTTCAAAAACTATAGTTTACTATTTATATGAGCAAGCATTCACTAATTTAGAAATTAGCTATGCCTGCACAATTGGGCTAGTGTTATTCTTGATAATTTTGGGCTTATCGATTTTGCGATTAATTATTAGCCGGGAAAGCACTGATAATATCAAACTTTAA
- a CDS encoding PEP-CTERM sorting domain-containing protein — translation MAFKTIGLGLALTCGTFAVSNTVNVSSAQAFSLGRVNIAGSANFVNGAEKNPAATDTIKFDATDATVKKSSNGMFAGYIGQNVTISDIALKLISYTSSGDGSVANYSGQANNPFIQFADGLIFNISNPFEVTKTSSGTFAFGIMPKFTGSFVKDKTFLGNGLLTVNQIQSDGSFSMTAEAVPEPFTILGSVTALGMGVVLKKKQIQKLKKEKVTA, via the coding sequence ATGGCTTTTAAAACAATAGGGCTGGGATTAGCCTTAACTTGCGGCACCTTTGCTGTAAGTAATACTGTTAATGTTTCATCCGCTCAAGCATTTTCATTAGGCAGAGTTAATATTGCTGGTTCAGCTAATTTTGTAAACGGGGCGGAGAAAAATCCAGCTGCTACTGACACAATTAAATTCGATGCCACTGATGCTACAGTTAAAAAGTCATCAAATGGTATGTTTGCCGGTTATATTGGGCAAAACGTTACCATATCCGACATTGCTTTGAAATTAATCAGCTATACTTCCTCAGGAGACGGATCAGTAGCTAATTACTCAGGACAAGCAAACAACCCATTCATTCAATTTGCTGATGGGCTGATTTTTAATATATCTAACCCATTTGAAGTTACTAAAACATCCAGTGGAACATTTGCCTTTGGCATTATGCCAAAATTTACTGGTTCATTTGTTAAAGATAAGACTTTTTTAGGCAACGGGCTTCTGACTGTTAACCAAATCCAATCAGATGGATCTTTCTCTATGACTGCTGAAGCAGTTCCCGAGCCTTTCACCATTTTAGGCTCGGTAACAGCTTTAGGCATGGGAGTTGTGTTGAAGAAGAAGCAAATTCAAAAGCTAAAAAAAGAAAAGGTAACAGCTTAA